The segment TGGAGAATCTGGCTCAGGACGTTGAACGCTTTGAGCAGCAATTGGAACTGTAGCAGCAGGCGGAGCGAAACTGGGCATCGCAGCAGTTACAGGCTGCACAGAGGTCGCTTGACCGGATAATTGTTGAATTAAATCTGCTTCGCTCTGATTCACGGGTTGCGATTTCTCAATCAGCAAAGCTGGGTTGCTGGGTTGGGAAACAGCAGCAATCTTTTCAGGAGATTTGGAATTTAAGGGGTTTGCTTGGGCTGAATTACCGAAACTTGCCTGAGTCGTCAGGACTGTTAAGACTGACGAGAAGGCAACCCAAGAAATGAGAGAGATAAATTTAGGAAACCGGGATACATCTGACATGCTTCACCCACACCATATTGACTCGATAGACAGGTTTTTACTGTTTGGACTTGGACGAACTGCGAAGCCTGTTCTAAGTAATCTCACGAATTAACTCGTGCTTTTAAATACTTAATTTGATGACCCTACGGCTTCTGGAAAGCTGAATTTCAGTACTACAACTTGCGCCAGCATTTCCCATGCCTAGAGTTCCCGCGAAATCTCGGAATGAAACCTCAAATTTTCTCTGGTTATTACTCTTTTAACTTGCCTGGTAAAAAATGACACAATTATTTGGACGGTGGGCAAAGTGTCCTTGAAAATTAGAAATGTGAGTCAGTTCAGCTGTCAGGGAATGAATAAGGGTGTTGTCTGACATTTGCGATCGCTAGACAAATTGACTACCCTCTACCCATGATGAGTTATGAAAAGTTTGCAGCAATTTCTCCGTAAATTTGCGAGTAGTACCCTGATTTCGCTTCTGATTCTCTGCACAGGCTGTACCCAGATGCCATTTCTGAGTAGTTCTCAACAGACGACGACTTTATCCATGCAAGTTGAGGCAACTGGAGAAACAGGCGTTTACAAAATCTCCGGTCAAACAAATCTGCCAGAACAGACTCAGATTACCGTTCAAGCAATCCGAGCGCTGCAAATTCCGGGACGAGATGTACAAATCGCTGCTGAGCGGTCTTACTCCATCCTGGCAAAGACTCAAGTGAGTGTTGAGAAAGGCAAATGGCAAACCTCGCTGAATCTGTTGCAACCTGGTCAGAATGGGGCTTTAGAAACTTGGCAGCAGAGCAATCAAGAATTGGCTTTGAAATTTCAGCCCGATAATCAGGTGAGATTTCTAGCACTGACTGATCCAACTCGAAGTTCGATCTCAGTGCAATCACAAGCCCAAAAGAATCAAGCAACCAGTGTTCAATTCACTGCAGATGGGAAAAGTTACTTACAGACAGAACAGTGGATGTCGATCGAGCCGCCAACTGCGAAAGTGGCGAGTCAGAAATCCGGTACAACTGTGGTGAAAGTTTCAGTTCAACCTGTCAATAAAGTAAACGATGTGAAAGAGCAGATTGATGCTGCACTTCCTGTAAACGCATTTATGCGTTGACACAAGATAGGTTCTGCAGGCTCCCAAATGCGGGACTTTGAATTGAAGCAATGATGGGGCACTTGAGCAGGTGAGCTTGAGTGCTTTTTTGATTACTTCTGGACTACCCAAGCTGGATCAAGTGCTTGAAAGCGTTGAGCGAGATGATTCAGAGGAGCATCAGAGACAGGAGTTGAAGTTGATGCAGGCTCGACGCGCAGCGTGCTTTGGATCGTTTCAATCTCAGTCATGATGTGCTGAAGTTGGCTTTGGAGCTTTTGCATTTTTGCGATCGCATCCGCTTCATTGGGAGCAGTAGTAGACTGAGCTACCGCAGTCGAGCGTGAAAATCCCAGATAGGTTTGGGCTGCATGAAGAGGTACGGCAGTTTGAATTTGAGCCGCAACAGGTTGAGTCCCTTGAGTTGACCTGACAGCAGGTTGAGGCGTGACCAACTTAGGAACGCCAGGAGTAGGGAGCGGCACATCTTCATCGAGGAAAAACTTCAAGTTAGAATCTGCTAGATAAGCTTCAGACATCAGCGTGTTCTGCAACTGAGCTTCTTTCTGCTTCAGCTGCTTTTCTACTTCTAGAAGTTGCGCTTCAGCGAATTCTGAGTTTTGGGCAGCACGTCTCCAACCGAGAGCCGCACAGATCGTTAGGCTAGTTCCCAAGCTGAGAAAGCCGGCGATCGCGAGATAAGGAGTTGCAACCTCTCTCAATTGTCCCTCAAATATACGCTCTTCCTTAAATTGAACCGCGAGCGGCTGAGAACCATATAGCGTAAGAGGGACAGCAGAGGCTGAGAAGACCGCTCCAGCACTGAGGGCAGCAGGCACAAAGAGTTTTGCAAGTGAAGACATAAGTGACTGTTCTGAGTATCTTGGTTAGAAAACCGGGTTAGAGCAGTAATTTCTTTGAGTGATCGCGGCCAGGATTCACGATGGAAACGGAATCAAGACAACCGACGGCACTCGGAAGGATTACTTATTGCTACTAACCTTAATCTGTTTAAGAGGGAAAACAGGTGTAAATCTGATGAAGAATCGCCAAATCACAGAAAAGTTTCTGTAAAAATGCGGTTGTTTTTATCAAGATTCACGAAATTCAACGGCTAACAGGGGTTAGATCCGTAGAGGCGAAATCGCAGAGGTTTGTCGCGATTTCAGGAATTCACAAAAGTTTCATCAATGAAGATGAGACTTTTGTCTGAGGGTTACGTCAAGGATGGAAGAGTATTTTAGATGAGCATTTTCGCGATCGCTGCTTCAGGTTTAATAGCGCAAGATTCCTCTGCTTTATTCAGGTTTCTCTTTCAAACATTCCCGAAATCATGAGACTCAATCAGCGAATTGATTGCTTTGTAAATAGGCTCCGTGAATTCTTGATTCGATCAATTTTGCATCGGCACTTGAGCCGTAAACCGTTCTATCCAATTCTGTTTGTCGCCGCGATCGCCGCAATTCTTTTCAATTTCATTGCACCTGAATCTTTGCCTTCCGTGGCTCAAATGACCGTGCGAATTCAACTTCCGCTCTCGACACGGGGATCTGAGATTGTAGATGCGGCAGGGCAACCTGTGTTGCTGCGAGGGGTGAACTGGTTTGGACTGGAGACAGAGACGAATTCGCCGCATGGGCTTTGGGCGCGTGACTATAAAGAAATGTTGGGGCAGATCAAGGGGTTGGGATACAACGTGATTCGATTGCCGTATTCGGTGCAAGGATTGCGGGCGGCTGAGGTAAGCGGGATCAATTTTGCGATCGGGAGCAATCAGGAATTACAGGGGAAAAAGCCGATCGAGGTAATGGATGCAGTGATCCAAGAGGCAGGACAGCAAGGATTGATGGTGTTACTGGATAGCCATCGCTTAAATAATCAGCGCATTCCTGAGCTTTGGTATGGCGATGGATTTACAGAAGAGGATTGGATTTCCACTTGGACAATGCTGGCAGAGCGATATAAGAATCAGCCGCATGTGATTGGGGCTGATTTGAAAAATGAACCGCATGGCAAAGCAAGTTGGGGTACTGGAGATCGAGCAACAGATTGGCGATTGGCGGCAGAACGGGCTGGAAATGCCATTTTGAAAGTAAATCGCAATTGGCTGATTGTGGTCGAAGGGGTTGAGAACAATGTGCCAGGGCAGAGACTGAAGCACTGGATGGGCGGCAATCTTGAAGGGGTGAAGCGATTCCCGGTTCGTTTAGCCGTGCAGAATCGCGTGGTTTACTCGCCGCATGAATATGGTGCAGGGGTCTTTCAGCAGCCTTGGTTTTCTGCGATCGATTTTCCGCGGAATCTGACCACCCGATGGGAGCAAGGATTTTTTTATATTGTCCGACAAAAGATTGCGCCGATCTTTGTTGGAGAGTTCGGCGGTCGGCAAGTTGACGAAAAATCTAAAGAAGGGATTTGGCAGCGCCGATTTGTGGATTATTTGAAGCGCAACCAATTAGGATTCGCGTATTGGAGTTGGAATCCGAATAGCCAGGATACAGGTGGGATTTTGCAGGATGATTGGGTCGCGATCGATCAACCGAAACAACAGTTACTCAATCAATTGCTCCCCGTTCAACCGATGCAGACCCAAGCTCGTTAACAGCACACTGTTTGAATATCAGTTGGTTTCACGTCAATGGGTCTCACGCTCATGGATTTAACGTTAGTGGGGCGGGGACATTCCTCGCCAACACTTTACTTAAAGTTCTTCACCGGGTTCTAGAATGCGCTGAAAGAGATAGCCTGTTCCACGAGCCGTCAAGATCAGTTCTGGATTGCTCGGATCGTCTTCCAGTTTGGCGCGCAGGCGGGAGATATGTACGTCTACAACGCGGGTATCGACATGGCGCTCAGGCGTATAGCCCCAAACTTCTTGGAGAATTTCCGATCGCGAAAATGGCTCGCCGGATCGGCTGACTAAGAGTTCGAGCAGGCTGAATTCCATGCCCGTTAAGCGAATCCGTTCGTCCCCTTTGTAAACTTGGCGTTTGTTGGTATCGATACGAATGCTGTTAATGTGGATGACGCCAGAACTGGGAATTCCGGTTACGCCCGTTTTGTCTACCCGACGCAGAACCGAACGAATGCGAGCTTCGAGTTCTTTAGGCGAGAATGGCTTGACGACATAATCATCTGCACCCAATTCGAGTCCGGTAATACGATCGGCAACATCACCCAGAGCAGTGAGCATGATGATCGGGACATCGGATTCTTTACGGAGTTCTTGGCAGACACCGTAGCCATCCAGCTTTGGCATCATGACGTCGAGAACGACGAGATCGGGATCAGCGTTGCGGAATGTATCAAGGGCTTCTTCCCCATCAGCAGCCGTCACGACATCGTAACCAATCATTGAGAGCCGAGTTTCTAGAATACGACGAATGCTTGCTTCATCGTCTACAACCAGAATTTTTTCTTTATGACTTTCCACGATTTGTAATACTCCTTAAGTCAAATCCGTAGTCGTTAATTTTTCCAACTTTTATTATGGAGATAGTAGCTCACTTTTTAATTTTCAGGGCATCAAATCCTGATTATGTCTGAGCTTCAAGCTTTCTTAAGCTTTGCTAATGTCTACACGCAATTTATCATTAATTTTTACGAATGCCTAAAGTACGATCGACGTTTGTTTGCAATGAATGTGGGGCTGAATTTTCTCAACATTTTGGGCGCTGTCCGAGCTGTTCCACATGGAATTCGTTAGAGGAACAGGTCTCGCGCCCAACGACTCCCCCTGCGGCGGCTCAGATGACCCGGTTACGAGGCGCAACGAAAGGGCGTATGCAATCCGACTCTCCCGCCCGCGCGATCGCGTCGTTGAAATTGAATGAGATTTCGGATACGGCGCAGGATCGATTAGGGTCAGGATATGTGGAACTCGATCGCGTTTTAGGAGGCGGAATCGTACCAGGATCGCTGGTGTTGATTGGGGGCGATCCAGGAATCGGGAAATCGACGCTGTTGCTGCAGACAGCGAATCGATTAGCGACGAAATATCGGACGCTATATGTCTGTGCGGAAGAATCCGGGCGACAAGTGAAACTGCGAGCGCAACGGCTTGGCGTTGGCAAGCAGGGAGAAGCAACTGAACTGCTAGAGCCTTCTGAGGAGCAAGGCAGTCTGCATTTATTGCCAGAGATTGATTTAGATACGATTCTGGCAGAGTTGGAATCGCTGAAGCCAAGAGTGGCGATCATCGATAGTATTCAGGCGTTGTACTACAGTGCGTTGACTTCGGCTCCGGGATCAGTTTCGCAGGTGCGTGAGTGTACTTCGGTGCTGATGCAGGTTGCAAAACGGCAGAATATTACGCTGTTTATCGTCGGGCATGTAACCAAAGAAGGCGCGATCGCGGGTCCAAAAGTCTTAGAACACTTGGTTGATACTGTTTTGTATTTTGAAGGCGATCGCTTTGCAAGTCATCGATTATTGCGATCGGTGAAGAATCGATTCGGAGCAACTCATGAAATCGGCGTATTTGAAATGGTCGATCAAGGGCT is part of the Leptolyngbya boryana PCC 6306 genome and harbors:
- a CDS encoding glycoside hydrolase family 5 protein, which translates into the protein MIRSILHRHLSRKPFYPILFVAAIAAILFNFIAPESLPSVAQMTVRIQLPLSTRGSEIVDAAGQPVLLRGVNWFGLETETNSPHGLWARDYKEMLGQIKGLGYNVIRLPYSVQGLRAAEVSGINFAIGSNQELQGKKPIEVMDAVIQEAGQQGLMVLLDSHRLNNQRIPELWYGDGFTEEDWISTWTMLAERYKNQPHVIGADLKNEPHGKASWGTGDRATDWRLAAERAGNAILKVNRNWLIVVEGVENNVPGQRLKHWMGGNLEGVKRFPVRLAVQNRVVYSPHEYGAGVFQQPWFSAIDFPRNLTTRWEQGFFYIVRQKIAPIFVGEFGGRQVDEKSKEGIWQRRFVDYLKRNQLGFAYWSWNPNSQDTGGILQDDWVAIDQPKQQLLNQLLPVQPMQTQAR
- the rpaB gene encoding response regulator transcription factor RpaB, which encodes MESHKEKILVVDDEASIRRILETRLSMIGYDVVTAADGEEALDTFRNADPDLVVLDVMMPKLDGYGVCQELRKESDVPIIMLTALGDVADRITGLELGADDYVVKPFSPKELEARIRSVLRRVDKTGVTGIPSSGVIHINSIRIDTNKRQVYKGDERIRLTGMEFSLLELLVSRSGEPFSRSEILQEVWGYTPERHVDTRVVDVHISRLRAKLEDDPSNPELILTARGTGYLFQRILEPGEEL
- the radA gene encoding DNA repair protein RadA, whose protein sequence is MPKVRSTFVCNECGAEFSQHFGRCPSCSTWNSLEEQVSRPTTPPAAAQMTRLRGATKGRMQSDSPARAIASLKLNEISDTAQDRLGSGYVELDRVLGGGIVPGSLVLIGGDPGIGKSTLLLQTANRLATKYRTLYVCAEESGRQVKLRAQRLGVGKQGEATELLEPSEEQGSLHLLPEIDLDTILAELESLKPRVAIIDSIQALYYSALTSAPGSVSQVRECTSVLMQVAKRQNITLFIVGHVTKEGAIAGPKVLEHLVDTVLYFEGDRFASHRLLRSVKNRFGATHEIGVFEMVDQGLQEVLNPSELFLGSREEAATGTATIVACEGTRPIVVELQALVSATSYSSPRRSTTGIEYNRLLQILAVLEKRVGIPLSKLDAYVASSGGLNVGEPAADLGVAVAVAASFRDRIVDPYTVLIGEVGLGGQVRPVSQTELRLKEAAKLGFKKAIVPKGASYGDVGMEVIPVSRVLDAISVALAGSRARQQEEHEIEREDVVE